The following coding sequences are from one Papilio machaon chromosome 8, ilPapMach1.1, whole genome shotgun sequence window:
- the LOC106717428 gene encoding putative uncharacterized protein DDB_G0271606 — protein MRPVPVAILVALFSLSIAEESTVYDTNNENLNSLETKPSVRLDPYIRKALLKALTDLEQSDNFTETESTAVNPTAETEYFRQNEDLTTVQTSKDGIQIHSYIVNGQSAFTNSTDATPMLLESNVSILDTTVGNVENQVTSTLPTQNPYTEIFQTKESTNYSHLRTKQSPKIDIYTKQSSSTSKPTTTTTTTTTTTTPKPTHDLDGKNIEEVDKKDVQVFQAPLVAAFTVHQDGLGHPKRVVPIYQQTNIQEVLKSQSTTNVPTGILPPQILSQSFSIDNRNLNKIAQNNFLSQQILLQKQLEEKQRILEEQLQLLQLQQRQQEDLLRKQQLLIQQKEAQRQQQILYEQDQLKRHQLLVEQQKIQSNQILGGFQGQKGLQSNRFLNPSTTLQSQNSQVSIQPSVHLEQVNLLANQQQLPNREAVDFLIHLRSQRPEQFPLQENHLPQGITNFLHPNPSQAPFHQGPNFNQLRLTDDLTRQKQSTRVFRQESGVGNFGLNGEYNRFNTFSPVYSNHFFPSNRQNQFNADAQLKQLLVETGLNGKTHEDLNIVTKVLSLNHGIPINNNISNRLPFDSRRHVRTSL, from the exons ATGCGCCCA GTGCCGGTAGCGATATTAGTAGCTTTATTCTCATTGAGTATAGCAGAAGAAAGCACAGTATATGATACTAATAATGAAAATCTTAACAGTTTAGAAACGAAACCTTCAGTAAGGTTAGACCCTTACATAAGAAAAGCATTGTTAAAAGCTCTGACTGACCTCGAACAAAGTGATAACTTTACAGAAACGGAATCAACTGCTGTAAATCCAACAGCGGAAACGGAATATTTCAGACAAAATGAAGATTTAACAACAGTACAAACATCTAAGGATGGCATACaaatacattcatacataGTTAATGGACAATCTGCCTTTACAAATAGCACAGACGCGACACCCATGTTACTTGAAAGTAATGTATCTATCTTGGACACGACAGTAGGAAATGTAGAGAACCAAGTAACGTCTACTCTCCCAACTCAAAATCCTTACACAGAAATATTCCAAACCAAAGAAAGTACCAACTACTCTCATTTACGAACGAAACAAAGTCcgaaaattgatatttataccAAACAGTCGAGTTCCACATCAAAACCAACGACTACCACGACCACGACTACTACAACTACAACTCCGAAACCAACTCATGACTTAGATGGTAAAAACATTGAAGAGGTTGACAAAAAAGACGTTCAAGTCTTCCAAGCTCCTTTAGTTGCTGCGTTCACCGTTCACCAGGATGGCCTTGGCCATCCAAAAAGAGTTGTGCCGATATACcaacaaacaaatatacaaGAAGTCTTGAAGTCACAATCGACTACAAATGTACCAACAGGTATCTTACCACCACAGATTTTAAGTCAAAGCTTTTCGATCGATAACAGGAACTTAAACAAGATAGCTCAAAACAACTTTTTAtcccaacaaatattattacaaaaacaacttgaagaaaaacaaagaatTCTTGAAGAACAGCTACAGTTGTTACAACTTCAACAAAGGCAGCAAGAAGATTTACTAAGAAAGCAACAATTGTTGATTCAACAAAAAGAAGCGCAGCGACAGCAACAAATTTTATACGAACAGGATCAGTTGAAAAGACATCAACTTCTTGTTGAGCAACAAAAAATCCAATCAAATCAGATTTTAGGCGGTTTTCAGGGACAGAAAGGTTTGCAATCAAATAGGTTTTTAAACCCGAGCACAACGTTACAAAGTCAGAATTCCCAAGTATCAATTCAGCCGAGTGTACATTTAGAGCAAGTAAACCTCCTAGCTAATCAACAACAGTTACCTAACAGAGAAGCTGTGGATTTTCTTATACATCTCCGTAGTCAGCGACCTGAACAATTTCCTCTGCAAGAAAACCATCTTCCCCAAGGTATTACCAACTTCTTGCACCCAAATCCCAGCCAAGCCCCTTTTCACCAAGGACCAAACTTCAACCAATTAAGACTAACTGATGACCTAACGAGACAAAAACAGAGCACTCGAGTATTTCGACAAGAGAGTGGTGTTGGAAATTTCGGGTTGAATGGAGAATATAATAGATTCAATACTTTCAGTCCAGTTTATAGTAACCACTTTTTTCCATCGAACAGACAGAATCAGTTTAATGCGGACgcacaattaaaacaattgttagTTGAAACAGGCCTTAATGGGAAAACTCatgaagatttaaatattgttacaaaagtTTTGTCGTTGAATCATGgtataccaataaataataacatttctaATAGATTGCCTTTCGATAGCCGGAGACACGTTAGAACTTCGTTATAG
- the LOC106717434 gene encoding coiled-coil domain-containing protein 12, translating to MVILDTMENVGSLEEQALKRKERLKNLKRKHPSDENSSTNTSNAEAVVLPKPKFRSYRPQDETLQEAKLDDAQPAVVDNEVKDLLEAGKEKVVLQDLDISSLAPRKPDWDLKRDVAKKLEKLERRTQKAIAELIWERLKDGAEDNLGALVTMTNKVPDEE from the exons ATGGTGATACTAGATACAATGGAAAATGTTGGTAGTTTAGAAGAACAAGCATTGAAGAGAAAAGAAAGGTTAaagaatttgaaaagaaaacatcCTTCGGACGAGAACTCATCAACAAATACTTCCAATGCAGAAGCGGTTGTACTTCCAAA GCCCAAATTCAGGAGTTACAGACCTCAAGATGAAACATTACAGGAAGCTAAGCTAGATGATGCTCAACCAGCTGTTGTTGATAATGAAGTAAAAGATTTGCTTGAAGCGGGAAAAGAAAag GTTGTATTACAAGATCTAGATATTTCAAGTCTAGCCCCGAGGAAACCCGATTGGGATCTGAAGCGGGATGTGGCAAAGAAATTAGAAAAGCTGGAGAGAAGAACTCAAAAGGCGATAGCCGAATTAATTTGGGAGAGACTGAAGGATGGTGCAGAGGATAATTTAGGAGCTCTGGTGACAATGACTAATAAAGTACCTGATGAGGAGTAA